In one window of Polynucleobacter sp. AM-7D1 DNA:
- a CDS encoding M48 family metallopeptidase: MSIRIYWVLALVTLLSACASTTRPGAVGISRSQFMMASTEDVNRLSAASYSEQNQKAKEKNILVTSGPTYDRLKLIANRLIPQTEVFRDDTRQWDWQLTLINAPTLNATCAPGGKITFYTGIIEQLNLNDDEIAAIMGHEIAHALREHGRERVSQAAAQNVLVNIATALAGPYGSAVSAANQVAHYAIVLPNSRENESEADAIGLELAARAGYNPMGAISVWQKMLKATKDKNSPEFLSTHPSGETRIEQLTALMPAVEPIYKAAPKPPPPKKPSKD, encoded by the coding sequence TTGAGCATTCGCATCTATTGGGTCCTTGCGCTTGTTACCCTACTCTCGGCATGTGCTAGCACTACTCGCCCAGGAGCAGTAGGCATTAGCCGATCCCAATTCATGATGGCTTCAACAGAAGATGTAAATCGTCTTTCTGCTGCGAGTTACAGTGAGCAAAACCAAAAAGCAAAAGAAAAAAATATACTGGTCACCTCAGGACCTACTTACGATCGCTTGAAGCTGATTGCGAATAGACTGATTCCACAAACTGAGGTATTTAGAGATGACACCAGACAATGGGATTGGCAGTTAACTCTCATTAATGCCCCAACACTCAATGCTACTTGTGCGCCTGGCGGAAAGATTACCTTTTACACAGGCATCATTGAGCAGCTCAATCTAAATGATGATGAAATAGCTGCCATCATGGGTCATGAGATTGCTCATGCCTTAAGGGAGCACGGTAGAGAGCGTGTATCTCAAGCGGCAGCACAAAATGTATTAGTGAATATTGCAACGGCTCTAGCTGGCCCCTATGGCTCTGCAGTCAGCGCCGCCAATCAAGTGGCCCACTACGCAATCGTTTTACCCAACTCACGAGAAAATGAGTCCGAAGCAGATGCTATTGGATTAGAGCTTGCTGCAAGAGCAGGCTATAACCCCATGGGTGCGATTAGTGTTTGGCAAAAGATGCTAAAGGCCACGAAGGATAAAAACTCTCCAGAATTTTTATCCACCCACCCTTCTGGTGAAACCCGAATTGAGCAATTGACAGCTCTAATGCCTGCGGTTGAACCTATCTATAAAGCAGCGCCTAAGCCACCGCCCCCAAAGAAACCATCAAAAGATTGA